The following coding sequences are from one Lolium rigidum isolate FL_2022 chromosome 6, APGP_CSIRO_Lrig_0.1, whole genome shotgun sequence window:
- the LOC124667906 gene encoding uncharacterized protein LOC124667906 translates to MDFELRSAREKLEREQRERMQRAKAKADRERRAKAEAARRRDALEASNRERRLDAARAQEEADQKMEEAMQLGKGISFSHMFEALRYDGPGDKIKLPPSSFKELSDQGALDKGPMYFRLSKVRDTVQGASQNQDTQEATCCGVLEFTAREGSAQLPPHVWNNLFHSDTPDVPLIEVRYASLPKGTYAKLKPEGVGFSDLPNHRAVLETALRNHATLSENDVVVVNYGQLQYKLKVLELKPASSVSVLETDVEVDIEGPDSVLDNQENQHVLVPLQTGKVESGLVEEGKFRYYKFSVEESIGEKVASGLANIEVKIQADTSSGDTDIYVSRHPLVFPTQHRHEWSSHEMGSKVLILKPRDATLVSGIYSIGVYGFKGATKFQLSVAINDVINSQRIGEQASVSSTASGESVVCKNCKRHISARTSVLHEAYCVRHNVACMHDGCGVILRKEEAADHVHCSKCGQAFQQREMEKHMKVFHEPLHCACGVILEKEEMVQHQSSTCPFRLIVCRFCGDTVQAGGQPLDVRDRLRNMCEHESICGSRTAPCDSCGRSVMLKEMDIHAIAVHQKS, encoded by the exons ATGGATTTCGAGCTTCGGAGCGCGCGGGAGAAGCTGGAGCGTGAGCAGCGGGAGCGGATGCAGCGCGCAAAGGCCAAGGCCGACCGCGAGCGCCGGGCCAAGGCCgaggccgcgcgccgccgcgacGCGCTCGAGGCCTCCAACAGGGAGCGCCGCCTCGACGCCGCCCGCGCACAGGAAGAG GCTGACCAGAAAATGGAAGAGGCGATGCAGCTGGGTAAAGGGATCTCGTTTTCACACATGTTTGAAGCCCTGCGATAtgatggtcctggggataagatcAAGCTACCACCGTCTTCCTTCAAGGAGCTGTCCGACCAAGGAGCGCTGGATAAAGGCCCCATGTACTTCAGGCTGTCCAAGGTTAGGGACACAGTTCAAGGTGCCTCTCAGAATCAAGACACCCAAGAGGCAACCTGCTGTGGCGTTCTGGAATTCACCGCAAGGGAAGGCTCTGCGCAACTCCCACCACATGTTTGGAATAATCTATTCCATAGTGACACCCCAGACGTTCCTTTGATAGAGGTGAGATATGCCAGCTTGCCCAAAGGGACATACGCCAAACTGAAGCCAGAAGGAGTGGGGTTCTCAGATCTCCCCAACCATAGAGCTGTCCTTGAGACGGCACTACGCAATCACGCAACGCTGTCTGAAAATGATGTTGTCGTGGTGAATTATGGACAACTGCAGTACAAGTTGAAGGTTCTTGAGTTGAAGCCTGCATCAAGTGTTTCTGTGCTGGAGACGGATGTTGAGGTTGACATTGAGGGGCCAGATTCTGTTTTGGACAATCAAGAGAACCAACACGTGCTTGTGCCACTGCAGACTGGCAAGGTTGAATCTGGACTTGTGGAAGAAGGAAAGTTTCGCTACTACAAATTTTCTGTTGAAGAAAGTATTGGTGAGAAAGTAGCTTCTGGCCTTGCAAACATTGAGGTTAAGATACAGGCTGATACAAGCAGTGGTGACACTGATATTTATGTTTCAAGACATCCTTTAGTATTCCCTACCCAGCACCGTCATGAGTGGTCTTCCCATGAAATGGGATCCAAGGTTCTTATACTCAAACCAAGGGATGCTACTTTGGTCAGTGGAATTTACAGCATTGGAGTCTATGGCTTCAAGGGCGCAACGAAGTTCCAACTTTCTGTAGCTATCAATGATGTTATTAATAGCCAAAGGATTGGTGAGCAGGCTAGTGTGTCATCTACCGCCAGTGGTGAGTCAGTGGTCTGTAAGAACTGCAAACGCCATATATCTGCCCGAACCTCAGTACTTCATGAGGCCTACTGCGTGAGGCACAATGTTGCTTGCATGCATGATGGGTGTGGAGTTATCCTTCGAAAGGAAGAAGCAGCAGATCATGTGCACTGTAGTAAGTGTGGGCAAGCTTTCCAGCAGAGAGAAATGGAGAAGCACATGAAAGTTTTCCATGAGCCGCTGCACTGTGCCTGCGGGGTAATTCTAGAAAAGGAAGAAATG GTCCAACACCAATCCTCAACCTGCCCCTTTCGCTTGATTGTGTGTCGGTTCTGTGGCGACACGGTTCAAGCTGGTGGACAACCGCTTGATGTTCGTGATCGGCTTCGGAATATGTGTGAGCATGAAAGTATCTGTGGATCCAGGACTGCACCGTGCGACTCCTGTGGGAGGTCGGTCATGCTGAAGGAAATGGACATTCATGCAATTGCTGTCCATCAGAAGAGCTGA